A window of Candidatus Methylomirabilis sp. contains these coding sequences:
- a CDS encoding methyltransferase domain-containing protein, with the protein MGTEEQVEWAEVDLGGICKPFPHLLQHRVLLEDGPRVAALAAAIQAAVRPGDVVLEVGSGTGVLAVLAARAGARRIYAVERTALAAVAAAVARENGVGSRVRVVEGDARAIRFPERADLLITETIGHLGLEEGLGAIVRGARRRHLKPGGRVLPRRLRILVAPVALPAFSREVLTPWRRLVGAAGRGTPHACRRIYKIRWDDESCLAPPAVIWDLDLGGRVGPPPRVAGAVTFHGLRRGPLAGFVVTFEAELVPGLVLSSRQGTTWRPAFLPLPCARRVGRATTVRLHLALREQGPGCRVTWSGVIRTPRSRRPFRCAAGPRG; encoded by the coding sequence ATGGGCACGGAGGAGCAGGTGGAGTGGGCCGAAGTGGACCTCGGAGGCATCTGCAAGCCGTTTCCGCACCTGTTGCAACATCGCGTGCTGCTCGAGGACGGGCCGCGGGTGGCCGCTCTCGCCGCCGCGATCCAGGCGGCGGTGCGTCCGGGGGATGTCGTCCTGGAGGTGGGGAGCGGGACCGGGGTGCTGGCGGTGCTGGCCGCCCGGGCCGGAGCCCGGCGAATCTATGCCGTGGAGCGGACCGCCCTGGCGGCGGTCGCAGCCGCGGTGGCTCGCGAGAACGGCGTCGGATCGCGGGTCCGGGTCGTCGAGGGGGACGCCAGGGCCATCCGGTTCCCGGAGCGGGCCGACCTCCTGATCACCGAGACGATCGGCCACCTGGGCCTGGAGGAGGGTCTCGGGGCCATCGTCCGGGGCGCGCGCCGGAGGCACCTGAAACCCGGCGGCCGGGTCCTCCCCCGCCGCCTCCGGATCCTCGTGGCTCCCGTCGCGCTTCCCGCCTTCTCGCGGGAGGTGCTTACCCCCTGGCGCAGGCTGGTGGGTGCGGCGGGGCGAGGGACCCCTCACGCCTGCCGGCGGATCTACAAGATCCGCTGGGATGACGAATCCTGTCTCGCCCCCCCTGCCGTCATCTGGGACCTGGACCTGGGCGGGAGGGTCGGCCCGCCGCCGCGCGTGGCCGGGGCCGTCACCTTCCACGGGCTCCGGCGGGGCCCGCTTGCCGGATTTGTCGTCACCTTTGAGGCCGAGCTCGTCCCGGGCCTCGTTCTGTCGAGCCGGCAGGGGACGACGTGGCGGCCCGCCTTCCTCCCGCTTCCCTGCGCCCGCCGGGTCGGACGGGCGACGACCGTCCGCCTCCACCTGGCGCTCAGGGAGCAGGGCCCGGGCTGCCGAGTCACCTGGTCCGGCGTGATCCGGACGCCGCGGAGTCGCCGCCCCTTCCGCTGCGCCGCCGGACCTAGGGGCTGA
- a CDS encoding ABC transporter substrate-binding protein, giving the protein MMTRLRRGVLVPLATLAAGLAFLGPTRAEGASLLYALDSNPRTLDPAKSDISTANIVIWHLTESLVAADADGTIRPALATAWTVSDDGRTWTFRLREGVRFHDGTPFDAGAVRFNFLRQMAPAPTGPGKTLPYLYGEFLEIVDRVEALDARTVRLVLKHPYGPLLNTMANNYGPMAFVSPAAYGQEGETYGKRPVGTGPFKFERWVERQEIVLEANRDYWAGPPRLERVTFVIVPDAAERVRRLLDGGVHVITDFSPHEVERIAATPTLEFLPVARPRVEYLGISNHLKPYTDARVRRAVAHAINVDRTVLYLTRGTAIPAHGPMPPGVGGYDPTARQASYDPVRARALLAEAGLPQGFRTSLMTYAFIPGRLELGRAIQADLEKVGIQVDFIPARNWDEVYAVLERDIPLLFTDGWTADFMDPDNVLFTLFYSKSPSNYTKYRNPEVDALLLRARKSAREEERTALYQEIQRRVVGEAPSIFLSHPYVLAAHAKTVRGLTLNMLKRPVDRLRDVEVSP; this is encoded by the coding sequence ATGATGACCAGACTCCGGCGAGGGGTGCTCGTTCCCCTCGCGACGCTGGCAGCCGGCCTTGCCTTTCTGGGCCCCACCCGGGCTGAGGGGGCATCACTCCTGTATGCGCTGGATAGCAACCCGCGAACCCTCGATCCGGCCAAGAGTGACATCAGCACCGCCAACATCGTCATCTGGCACCTGACGGAGAGCCTGGTGGCCGCGGATGCCGACGGGACCATCCGTCCCGCGCTGGCCACCGCGTGGACCGTCAGCGACGACGGACGGACCTGGACCTTCCGCCTCCGGGAGGGGGTCCGGTTCCACGATGGGACCCCGTTTGACGCCGGGGCGGTCCGGTTCAATTTCCTGCGGCAGATGGCGCCGGCGCCGACGGGGCCGGGCAAGACCCTCCCGTATCTCTACGGCGAGTTCCTCGAGATCGTGGACCGGGTGGAGGCTCTGGACGCCCGCACGGTCCGTCTGGTCCTCAAGCACCCCTACGGTCCCCTCCTGAACACGATGGCCAACAACTACGGGCCGATGGCCTTCGTGAGCCCCGCCGCCTACGGCCAGGAGGGAGAGACGTACGGGAAGCGGCCGGTGGGGACAGGTCCCTTCAAGTTCGAGCGGTGGGTGGAGAGGCAGGAGATCGTTCTGGAAGCCAACCGGGACTACTGGGCGGGACCGCCCCGCCTGGAGCGGGTGACCTTCGTCATCGTCCCGGATGCCGCAGAGCGGGTCCGGCGGCTCCTGGACGGGGGAGTGCACGTCATCACCGACTTCAGCCCGCACGAAGTGGAGCGGATCGCGGCGACACCCACACTGGAATTCCTTCCGGTCGCCCGACCGCGCGTCGAGTACCTAGGGATCTCGAACCACCTGAAGCCGTACACCGACGCCCGGGTCCGGCGCGCGGTGGCCCACGCCATCAACGTGGACCGGACGGTCCTGTATCTCACCCGGGGGACGGCGATCCCGGCCCACGGTCCCATGCCTCCCGGGGTGGGCGGGTACGACCCGACGGCACGCCAGGCCTCCTACGACCCCGTCCGGGCCCGCGCCCTCCTCGCCGAGGCCGGTCTCCCCCAGGGCTTCCGGACGAGTCTGATGACCTACGCCTTCATCCCGGGCCGCCTCGAGCTAGGCCGGGCCATCCAGGCCGACCTCGAGAAGGTGGGGATCCAGGTGGATTTCATCCCGGCCCGGAACTGGGATGAGGTATATGCCGTCCTGGAGCGGGACATCCCGCTCCTCTTCACCGACGGCTGGACCGCGGACTTCATGGATCCAGACAACGTCCTGTTCACCCTCTTCTACTCCAAATCCCCGAGCAACTACACCAAGTACCGGAACCCGGAGGTGGACGCCCTGCTCCTGCGGGCCCGGAAGAGCGCCCGGGAGGAGGAGCGCACAGCCCTCTACCAGGAGATCCAGCGGCGCGTGGTGGGAGAGGCCCCCTCGATCTTCCTGAGCCACCCCTACGTCCTGGCCGCCCACGCCAAGACGGTCCGGGGGCTCACCCTGAACATGCTGAAGCGCCCCGTGGACCGCCTGCGGGACGTCGAGGTCAGCCCCTAG